In Deltaproteobacteria bacterium, a single genomic region encodes these proteins:
- the moaD gene encoding molybdopterin converting factor subunit 1, with the protein MRIRLRYFASLRERLKRGEETMEVPAGATVATVWDLLQQSHPELTALERSIAFAVAQEYVDKTHPLQDNDELAFIPPVSGGSPLSLALSHRGRGDF; encoded by the coding sequence ATGCGCATTAGACTGCGATACTTTGCGTCTCTGCGCGAGCGACTGAAACGCGGTGAGGAAACGATGGAAGTTCCCGCAGGAGCAACTGTGGCAACCGTGTGGGACCTGTTGCAACAGTCCCACCCAGAACTGACGGCGCTAGAACGCTCCATCGCCTTTGCCGTGGCGCAGGAATACGTTGACAAGACCCATCCCCTTCAAGATAATGACGAACTCGCTTTTATCCCGCCGGTAAGCGGCGGTAGCCCCCTCTCCCTGGCCCTCTCCCATCGAGGGAGAGGGGACTTCTAG
- a CDS encoding molybdenum cofactor biosynthesis protein MoaE has translation MCTITDQSIDMQKLMEFVADPAAGAIATFVGMTRNTNEGRQVVRLEYECYPGMAEKEMAKIAEEVLARWSIRKIAMTHRLGRVDIGEASVAIAVSSGHRHAAFEACHYAINQLKETVPIWKKELYEGGELWIGSQTGTTGAFQRV, from the coding sequence CTGTGTACAATCACCGACCAGTCCATCGACATGCAAAAATTGATGGAGTTCGTCGCGGACCCGGCAGCTGGCGCGATAGCCACGTTCGTGGGGATGACGAGAAACACTAACGAGGGGCGGCAGGTCGTTCGTCTAGAGTATGAATGCTACCCCGGCATGGCGGAAAAAGAGATGGCCAAGATCGCCGAAGAGGTGCTCGCACGCTGGTCGATTCGCAAAATAGCTATGACGCACCGCCTAGGGCGGGTGGATATCGGCGAGGCGAGCGTGGCCATTGCCGTCTCGTCAGGACATCGTCATGCGGCATTCGAGGCGTGTCATTACGCCATCAATCAACTCAAGGAAACCGTCCCGATCTGGAAGAAAGAACTTTACGAAGGTGGCGAGCTGTGGATTGGCTCGCAAACCGGCACAACCGGTGCGTTCCAGCGGGTGTAA
- the ispH gene encoding 4-hydroxy-3-methylbut-2-enyl diphosphate reductase, whose translation MRNIRKAVHAGYCWGVERAIDMVVQTTETHKEVPVRTLGPIIHNPQVVQALADKGASTIDSLDEMPAGGTVIIRTHGVAPEVYQQAKSRNLAVVDATCPLVTLVQNRAKQLVNEGYHLVIFGNPKHPEVIGTLGHAGGHATVVERPQDARTVKLANKKVGVVVQTTQETERLSEFLSYLAPRCKELKVFNTICNPTIERQDAARDLAKEVQVMIVVGGKNSSNTRHLATVCTQEGAATYHIEEPTEVDPNWFAGVQEIGVTAGASTPGWLMDQVIAHINGLEQQQLLPA comes from the coding sequence GTGAGAAACATTCGTAAGGCCGTGCATGCCGGGTATTGTTGGGGCGTGGAGCGCGCCATCGACATGGTGGTGCAGACGACAGAAACCCATAAAGAAGTCCCGGTCCGGACGCTGGGTCCTATCATTCACAACCCGCAAGTCGTGCAAGCACTGGCCGATAAAGGTGCCAGTACGATCGATTCCCTCGACGAGATGCCGGCCGGGGGGACAGTCATCATCCGCACCCACGGTGTGGCGCCCGAGGTCTATCAGCAAGCCAAGAGCAGGAATCTCGCGGTCGTCGATGCCACCTGCCCGCTCGTGACCTTGGTGCAAAACCGCGCCAAGCAACTGGTCAACGAGGGCTACCACCTCGTCATCTTCGGCAATCCCAAGCATCCGGAAGTGATCGGCACGCTTGGGCACGCCGGCGGTCATGCAACGGTAGTCGAGCGCCCCCAGGATGCGCGGACAGTCAAACTGGCGAATAAGAAAGTCGGCGTCGTGGTGCAAACTACGCAAGAGACCGAACGCTTGAGCGAGTTTCTTTCGTACCTGGCACCGCGATGTAAAGAACTCAAAGTGTTCAATACCATTTGCAATCCGACCATCGAGCGTCAGGACGCGGCGCGCGACTTGGCCAAGGAAGTGCAGGTCATGATCGTCGTTGGCGGAAAAAACAGCTCGAACACCCGCCATCTGGCGACCGTCTGCACTCAGGAAGGCGCGGCCACGTATCATATCGAAGAGCCAACCGAGGTGGACCCGAATTGGTTTGCCGGTGTCCAGGAAATCGGCGTCACCGCCGGGGCCTCGACCCCGGGCTGGCTCATGGATCAAGTCATCGCTCACATCAACGGACTCGAACAGCAACAGCTTCTTCCCGCGTAA
- a CDS encoding 3-hydroxybutyryl-CoA dehydrogenase — MKDIQTLGIVGSGQMGAGIGQVAAQAGISVVLYDVTQQIVDRSLENIQRGLIRLTERGKLSEPEQREILGRLRGTANLHDMRDVDLVLEAAPEDYEIKKSIFLELDQVARPEVILASNTSSISLTQLGAVTKRPDKVIGMHFMNPPVVMQLVEIVRGLATTDDTYQVVDALAKKMGKTTILAKDYAGFIVNRILLPMINEAIYALYEGVGGVQDIDQGMKLGSNQPMGPLALADLIGLDTCLAVLERLHHGLGDDKYRPCPLLRNYVAAGYLGRKAGKGFYDYGKA; from the coding sequence ATGAAAGACATACAGACTCTCGGTATCGTTGGCTCCGGCCAGATGGGCGCAGGCATCGGTCAAGTCGCCGCGCAGGCTGGAATATCGGTCGTGCTCTACGATGTCACCCAGCAGATTGTCGACCGTTCTTTGGAGAACATCCAACGCGGTCTGATTCGCCTCACGGAACGCGGCAAACTCTCGGAACCCGAACAGCGGGAGATTCTCGGACGCTTGCGCGGGACGGCGAATCTCCACGATATGCGCGACGTAGATTTGGTGCTGGAAGCTGCACCGGAAGATTACGAGATTAAAAAATCCATATTTTTAGAGCTCGACCAAGTGGCGCGCCCAGAGGTCATTCTCGCCAGCAATACCTCGTCGATCTCCTTGACACAGTTGGGTGCCGTCACCAAGCGTCCGGACAAAGTCATCGGCATGCACTTCATGAATCCGCCGGTGGTGATGCAGCTCGTGGAGATTGTCCGCGGACTGGCCACGACCGACGACACTTACCAGGTGGTCGACGCGCTGGCCAAAAAGATGGGCAAGACCACGATTCTAGCGAAAGACTACGCCGGGTTTATCGTCAATCGGATTCTGTTGCCGATGATCAACGAGGCGATCTACGCTTTGTACGAAGGCGTCGGCGGCGTGCAGGACATCGACCAAGGCATGAAGCTGGGCTCGAACCAGCCTATGGGTCCTTTGGCGCTGGCCGATCTGATCGGGTTGGACACCTGCCTCGCCGTGCTCGAACGGCTGCATCATGGTCTGGGCGACGATAAGTATCGCCCTTGTCCGTTACTGCGCAACTATGTGGCCGCCGGGTATCTGGGCAGAAAAGCCGGAAAAGGATTTTACGATTACGGCAAGGCCTAG
- a CDS encoding methyltransferase has protein sequence MNKSTLIEKLASVDGVMNYLANMNEKPRSYMYKPPVGVPERTGQYEPRHVPVYDGRPVLEQLSLDNNGFMLATRDSKIQDFYDAAEVQSVYYPEVEQLVKDLTGAEKVIVFDHNVRSGSMAKRDDTGVREPVRVMHNDYTLKSGPQRVRDLVSEDEAEQRLKNRFIFINVWRPIRGPVQEAPLAICDGQSIVQDDFVATDLIYRDRMGEVYMISYNPNHRWFYFPQMQTSEALLLKCYDSKDDVRARYTAHGAFDDPTSPADAPARESIEARTIAFFAPEA, from the coding sequence ATGAACAAGAGTACACTCATCGAGAAGCTCGCCTCCGTGGACGGTGTGATGAACTACCTGGCCAATATGAACGAAAAACCTAGGTCCTACATGTACAAACCGCCGGTAGGCGTGCCGGAACGCACTGGACAGTACGAACCGCGCCACGTGCCCGTCTACGATGGACGGCCTGTACTGGAGCAGCTCTCGCTGGATAACAACGGCTTCATGCTCGCGACCCGCGATTCGAAAATACAAGACTTTTACGACGCAGCGGAAGTACAATCCGTCTACTATCCCGAAGTCGAGCAGCTCGTCAAAGATCTGACCGGCGCGGAAAAAGTGATCGTGTTCGATCACAACGTCCGTTCCGGATCGATGGCGAAACGAGACGACACTGGGGTGCGCGAGCCGGTGCGGGTGATGCATAACGACTACACGCTGAAGTCCGGGCCGCAACGGGTGCGAGATCTGGTCTCCGAGGACGAAGCCGAGCAGCGGCTGAAAAACCGCTTCATCTTCATCAACGTGTGGCGGCCGATCCGTGGACCGGTGCAGGAAGCGCCGCTTGCCATCTGCGACGGGCAGAGCATCGTGCAGGACGATTTTGTAGCGACGGACCTCATCTATCGGGATCGCATGGGTGAGGTGTACATGATCTCCTACAACCCCAACCATCGCTGGTTCTACTTCCCGCAGATGCAGACGAGCGAAGCGTTGCTGTTGAAGTGTTATGACTCGAAGGACGATGTCCGCGCACGCTACACCGCGCACGGCGCTTTCGACGATCCGACCTCTCCGGCCGATGCTCCCGCGCGGGAGAGCATTGAGGCCCGCACCATCGCGTTCTTTGCGCCAGAGGCATAG
- a CDS encoding ferritin-like domain-containing protein: MLLTREEMTLYSAPPKFSVETDREAVLRALSHLFYGEVGAVKIGQWVTKAPDLEGMLEIVKQTRDETRHTGIFRRLLQRYGADPLQAVIGDMGELHGVISHTWEDMLFESMVVGEGLALVLIYFYHDVIADEPIRRGLRRVIRDEESHVEYGERKIMAALRRTPQLKERLLALQEQLVQHYSGFITGQTPVDALEAMISETPMAIIQMHMMRLQRMELL; the protein is encoded by the coding sequence ATGTTGTTGACGCGTGAGGAAATGACTCTTTATTCTGCACCCCCCAAGTTCTCGGTGGAGACCGACCGGGAGGCAGTGCTGCGCGCGCTGAGCCATCTCTTCTACGGCGAAGTCGGGGCCGTCAAAATCGGCCAGTGGGTCACCAAAGCGCCGGATCTCGAAGGCATGCTCGAAATCGTGAAGCAGACTCGTGACGAAACCCGCCATACGGGCATCTTTCGCCGTCTCCTGCAACGCTACGGAGCCGATCCTTTGCAAGCGGTGATTGGCGACATGGGGGAACTGCATGGCGTAATCAGCCATACCTGGGAAGATATGCTCTTCGAGTCCATGGTGGTCGGTGAAGGGCTCGCGCTCGTGTTGATCTATTTTTACCACGACGTGATCGCCGACGAACCGATTCGACGCGGGCTGCGTCGCGTCATCCGTGACGAGGAAAGTCACGTCGAGTACGGCGAGCGAAAGATTATGGCGGCTCTGCGGCGTACGCCGCAGTTGAAGGAGCGTCTGCTCGCGCTGCAAGAGCAACTCGTCCAGCATTATTCCGGGTTCATTACCGGGCAAACGCCGGTGGACGCGCTTGAAGCCATGATCTCCGAGACGCCAATGGCGATCATTCAGATGCACATGATGCGGCTCCAACGTATGGAGCTGCTCTAA
- a CDS encoding methylmalonyl Co-A mutase-associated GTPase MeaB, translated as MTIQRPHLDIPSLLRFERRSIAAALNLIEDRRPLRQAQALALLDECAALPAGAHVVGITGPPGVGKSSLIARLIDLAARQKRRLAIVAVDPSSKVSGGAILGDRSRMHVPLDAPVYMRSFAAHDRLGGLSREAFSAVFLLRHFCDLVLVETVGVGQSETDVAHVADTVVLVVQPFSGDLLQFIKAGVMEIPDVLAVNKADDEALARKAMADVQAALSYERHQWARPVLAVSAATNLHIEDLDAAIAAHHAHLTTNGDLPLKRAERTLAWVVGEIVHEVGQRGLHALGGADGVAVWWRHQPADWSELRRLTVLLATLRWRVEA; from the coding sequence GTGACCATCCAACGCCCTCACCTCGACATTCCATCCCTTCTCCGCTTCGAGCGGAGGTCCATCGCTGCGGCGTTGAATCTCATCGAAGACCGTCGTCCGCTTCGCCAAGCGCAGGCGCTCGCGCTGCTTGACGAGTGTGCCGCGCTGCCTGCTGGCGCGCATGTTGTCGGTATCACCGGCCCGCCCGGCGTCGGCAAGAGTTCGCTGATTGCGCGTTTGATCGACCTCGCCGCGCGTCAGAAGCGCCGTCTGGCGATTGTCGCCGTCGATCCATCGAGCAAGGTGTCTGGCGGAGCGATTCTCGGCGACCGCAGCCGGATGCACGTCCCGCTGGATGCACCTGTCTATATGCGGAGCTTCGCCGCGCATGATCGTCTCGGCGGCCTCAGCCGCGAAGCCTTCTCCGCCGTGTTCCTCCTCCGCCACTTTTGCGACCTCGTGCTGGTCGAAACCGTCGGCGTCGGTCAGAGCGAAACCGATGTGGCGCATGTGGCGGATACGGTCGTGCTGGTGGTGCAACCGTTTTCCGGCGATCTGCTCCAGTTTATTAAAGCCGGCGTGATGGAAATTCCCGATGTGCTGGCCGTGAATAAAGCCGACGACGAAGCGTTGGCGCGTAAAGCGATGGCGGACGTGCAGGCGGCTTTGTCTTACGAGCGACACCAATGGGCGCGACCGGTGCTGGCCGTGAGCGCGGCAACCAACCTCCACATCGAAGATTTGGACGCCGCCATCGCTGCCCACCATGCACATTTGACGACGAATGGCGATCTGCCGCTGAAACGCGCAGAACGGACGCTCGCCTGGGTGGTGGGAGAGATCGTGCACGAAGTCGGGCAACGCGGACTTCACGCCCTTGGCGGTGCAGACGGTGTCGCGGTATGGTGGCGTCATCAACCGGCGGACTGGAGCGAGTTGCGCCGTCTGACCGTGTTGCTCGCCACGCTTCGATGGCGCGTCGAAGCCTAG
- a CDS encoding protein meaA yields the protein MKKDTPWVMRTYSGHSTAQASNELYRLNLSKGQTGLSIAFDLPTQTGYDSDHPMARGEVGKVGVPVCHIGDMQTLFEEIPLGKMNTSMTINGTAAWLLALYIAAAERQGVEAKSLQGTTQNDIVKEYLSRGTYIFPPQPSLRLIRDTITYTVAHAPKWNPINVCSYHLQEAGATPVQEVAYTLCTAIAVLDAVKESGQLSAADFAEAVGRISFFVNAGLRFIEEICKLRAFGQLWDELTRDRYAIADPKLRRFRYGVQVNSLGLTEAQPENNVPRIVLEALGVTLSKSARCRALQLPTWNEALGLPRPWDQQWSLRIQQILAYETDILDYEDIFDGSKVVEAKTAAIKHAAWAEVERVQELGGVIAALDYVKEQLVASHTDRVRRINTGEQIVVGVNKFTETASSPLYTGDSSSILKVDEDAERDQVARLQAFRAARSQAEVSVALTALREAVTSGANIMPASIRCAHAGVTTGEWSQTLRQIFGEFRAPTGIAGAAAARGIEGPIADKLEAVRLRVRKSAETLGRPLKVLIGKPGLDGHSNGAEQIAVWCRDAGMEVVYEGIRLTPEQIIASARDEGVHLIGLSILSGSHLRLVPEVLSGLRSEGLGEVPVVVGGIIPEDDAFALRKAGVARVYTPKDFEMLKILSDMVEVAEAAHG from the coding sequence ATGAAAAAAGACACCCCCTGGGTCATGCGCACCTATTCCGGTCACTCGACTGCGCAGGCCAGTAACGAACTGTACCGCCTCAATCTGAGCAAGGGGCAGACCGGGCTTTCCATCGCTTTCGATCTGCCCACGCAGACTGGCTACGACAGCGATCATCCCATGGCGCGCGGCGAGGTCGGTAAAGTTGGCGTTCCGGTATGCCATATCGGCGACATGCAAACTCTTTTCGAGGAGATCCCCCTCGGGAAGATGAATACCTCGATGACCATCAACGGCACGGCGGCGTGGTTGCTTGCCCTGTATATCGCTGCTGCCGAACGCCAAGGGGTCGAAGCCAAGTCTTTGCAGGGCACGACCCAGAATGACATCGTCAAAGAATACTTGTCGCGCGGCACTTATATCTTTCCGCCGCAGCCGAGTTTGCGCCTCATCCGCGACACGATTACCTACACGGTCGCGCACGCGCCGAAATGGAACCCGATCAATGTCTGCTCGTACCATCTGCAAGAGGCGGGGGCGACGCCGGTGCAGGAAGTGGCGTATACGCTCTGTACCGCTATTGCCGTACTCGATGCCGTGAAAGAGTCCGGACAATTGAGCGCGGCGGACTTTGCCGAAGCCGTCGGGCGAATCAGTTTCTTCGTCAATGCCGGTCTCCGCTTCATCGAAGAGATTTGTAAGCTCCGTGCATTCGGCCAATTGTGGGATGAGCTCACCCGTGATCGCTACGCAATCGCCGACCCCAAGTTGCGCCGCTTCCGTTACGGCGTACAAGTGAACTCTTTAGGACTCACCGAGGCCCAGCCGGAGAACAACGTCCCGCGTATCGTGCTAGAAGCCCTCGGTGTGACACTGAGCAAGAGCGCACGCTGCCGTGCCTTACAGTTGCCGACGTGGAACGAAGCGCTTGGACTACCACGCCCGTGGGATCAACAGTGGAGCCTGCGCATCCAACAAATCCTGGCCTACGAGACCGATATCCTCGACTACGAGGATATTTTCGACGGTAGCAAGGTTGTGGAGGCAAAAACGGCGGCCATCAAACACGCTGCCTGGGCAGAAGTGGAACGTGTCCAAGAGTTAGGCGGCGTCATCGCTGCGCTGGATTACGTGAAAGAGCAGCTCGTTGCCAGCCACACCGACCGAGTACGCCGGATTAATACTGGTGAGCAAATAGTGGTCGGGGTGAACAAATTCACCGAGACCGCGTCGTCGCCGCTCTATACTGGCGATTCCTCTTCGATCTTGAAAGTGGACGAGGACGCGGAGCGAGACCAGGTGGCGCGGTTGCAAGCGTTCCGCGCCGCGCGTAGTCAGGCCGAGGTTTCAGTTGCGCTCACGGCGTTGCGAGAGGCGGTAACGAGCGGGGCGAATATCATGCCGGCTTCGATTCGTTGCGCTCATGCCGGCGTCACGACCGGAGAATGGTCGCAGACTCTGCGGCAGATCTTTGGCGAATTCCGTGCGCCGACCGGTATCGCCGGCGCGGCGGCGGCTCGTGGCATTGAGGGGCCTATCGCTGACAAACTCGAAGCCGTACGCCTGCGCGTGCGCAAGTCGGCGGAGACGTTGGGCCGTCCGCTCAAAGTTTTGATTGGCAAGCCAGGATTGGATGGGCACTCGAACGGTGCCGAGCAGATTGCCGTGTGGTGCCGCGATGCCGGGATGGAAGTGGTCTATGAAGGCATTCGTTTGACGCCGGAGCAAATTATCGCCAGCGCCCGCGATGAAGGCGTGCACCTAATCGGGCTCAGCATTCTGTCCGGCTCGCATCTGCGGCTGGTGCCAGAGGTACTGTCCGGACTCCGATCCGAGGGACTCGGAGAAGTGCCGGTCGTGGTGGGCGGCATCATTCCTGAAGACGACGCCTTCGCTCTGCGTAAAGCCGGCGTTGCGCGCGTCTATACCCCGAAGGATTTTGAGATGCTGAAAATTCTCTCGGATATGGTGGAGGTCGCGGAAGCGGCGCACGGGTAA
- a CDS encoding retroviral-like aspartic protease family protein has product MRQRLETPIILQRVRLEGPAAAREVDLLLDTGAAYTAISWETAKDLGYDPAASPERVPIITANGVIEVPKLTIRRILFRELIAKQVEVICHDIPEIAEIEGLIGLSFLQHFRVVLDFKKGILEIK; this is encoded by the coding sequence GTGCGGCAGCGTTTAGAGACTCCGATTATTTTGCAGAGAGTACGCTTAGAAGGGCCTGCTGCCGCTCGGGAAGTAGATCTCCTCTTAGATACAGGAGCAGCTTACACTGCGATTTCTTGGGAGACCGCGAAAGATCTTGGTTATGATCCGGCAGCCAGTCCAGAGCGAGTGCCGATTATAACGGCAAACGGTGTCATCGAAGTACCGAAGCTCACCATAAGGCGAATTCTTTTCCGGGAGTTGATTGCCAAACAAGTAGAAGTTATTTGCCACGATATTCCTGAAATTGCGGAGATCGAGGGATTGATCGGTTTGAGTTTTTTGCAACATTTTCGCGTCGTGCTGGATTTCAAAAAAGGCATTCTGGAAATCAAGTAA
- the mce gene encoding methylmalonyl-CoA epimerase, protein MLKKIHHIGIVVRKLEEAFEFYKDTLGLPLGKMAIVQDQGVKAALLPIGESEIELLEPITPDSGVARFLEKKGGGLHHLCFETDNVEAELQGAKDKGIRVIDQKTRPGLAGIIAFLHPQACCSVLVEYAQPVDHSEHASLLGEARNRRFTAKRLDHVVIAVKDLEGAVATFGKNFALTREAPAQDVPALGIRNTFLPIGDAKIEIVEPLGEKSPIAQFIGKSGEGMYLLSLDVDYLPGAIQVLSEKGIKANVVQSPTSGDIAFISPKHTHGVLLQLISRR, encoded by the coding sequence ATGTTGAAAAAGATTCACCACATCGGCATTGTCGTTCGCAAGCTCGAAGAAGCTTTCGAGTTCTATAAAGACACGCTCGGGCTGCCGCTCGGCAAGATGGCTATCGTGCAGGACCAAGGCGTCAAAGCCGCGCTGTTGCCCATTGGCGAGAGCGAAATCGAGCTGCTCGAACCGATTACCCCGGACTCCGGCGTGGCGCGTTTCCTGGAGAAAAAGGGCGGCGGTTTGCACCACCTCTGTTTCGAGACGGATAACGTGGAAGCCGAACTGCAAGGGGCGAAGGACAAAGGCATCCGCGTCATTGACCAGAAAACGCGCCCGGGCTTGGCCGGCATTATTGCCTTTTTGCATCCACAGGCATGTTGCAGCGTGTTGGTGGAATATGCCCAGCCGGTGGACCACAGCGAGCATGCCTCGCTCTTGGGAGAAGCGCGCAATCGTCGCTTTACTGCCAAGCGGCTGGATCATGTCGTGATTGCGGTCAAAGACCTGGAAGGCGCGGTCGCGACGTTCGGCAAGAATTTTGCTCTCACCCGTGAAGCTCCGGCTCAAGACGTGCCCGCTTTAGGCATTCGCAATACCTTCTTGCCTATCGGCGACGCGAAAATCGAGATCGTCGAACCGCTGGGAGAAAAAAGTCCGATTGCGCAGTTCATCGGCAAGAGCGGCGAAGGCATGTATCTGCTGTCGCTCGACGTCGACTATCTCCCTGGCGCAATCCAAGTGCTGTCAGAAAAAGGCATCAAAGCGAACGTGGTGCAATCTCCCACCAGCGGCGACATCGCCTTTATCAGTCCCAAGCATACGCATGGCGTGCTGCTGCAACTGATCTCGCGACGGTAA
- a CDS encoding acyl-CoA dehydrogenase: protein MTDTLQQTTLIVDALQRVRDEALQHGKTVTEDGKGIDEHQVHTERLAYLSTEVEAARALLVYAQAAEQHGDSEIGEMTLSFAAEIGQKLLGQADIHLADFGFTEGFLANTLGRTEVKAAIRDGAKENRFRKIGQSVLASKGVNNSWLESDIAVMTRDSVRQFARSEVSPVAERVHRHDELIPEHIIKDMAELGFFGMSVPEEYGGGGMGNLAMIITTEELSAASLGVAGSLITRPEILTKALLRGGTDAQKNKWLPPIAAGELMVAISVTEPDTGSDVASVKCKAEPATVGGAQGYLINGAKAWCTFAGRANIIALLARTNQDPKSGARGLSLFIVEKDQFPGHEFEMKQAGGGALHGKAIPTLGYRGMHSYVLSCDNYFVPAENLVGEAGGLHKGFYLQMAGFAAGRLQTGGRATGLAQAALEVTATYASERKQFGTALGDFQLTQYKLGRMAAHIAAARQLTYAAAPAMDKDEAATVTAAMAKLLACDVAVWVTQEGQLIHGGWGYGEEYAISRYVADALVLPIFEGVKPVLELKVIARTLLA, encoded by the coding sequence ATGACCGACACCCTGCAACAGACCACCCTTATCGTGGATGCCCTTCAGCGAGTGCGCGACGAGGCGCTCCAGCACGGCAAGACCGTGACTGAAGACGGCAAAGGCATCGACGAGCACCAAGTCCACACCGAGCGGTTGGCGTACCTCTCGACCGAGGTAGAAGCCGCGCGCGCGCTGCTGGTCTATGCCCAAGCTGCGGAACAGCACGGTGACTCGGAGATTGGCGAGATGACCCTCAGCTTCGCTGCGGAAATTGGTCAGAAACTGCTAGGACAAGCGGATATTCACTTGGCCGATTTTGGCTTCACCGAAGGATTTCTGGCGAACACATTGGGTCGCACGGAGGTCAAAGCCGCCATTCGCGACGGCGCGAAAGAAAATCGCTTCCGCAAAATCGGCCAATCCGTCCTTGCCAGTAAGGGTGTCAACAACTCCTGGTTGGAGAGCGATATTGCCGTAATGACACGGGATTCTGTCCGGCAATTCGCCCGCTCCGAAGTCTCGCCAGTAGCCGAACGGGTGCATCGGCACGACGAGCTGATTCCGGAACACATCATTAAGGACATGGCAGAGTTAGGATTCTTTGGCATGTCGGTGCCGGAAGAATACGGCGGCGGCGGCATGGGCAACTTGGCTATGATTATCACTACCGAGGAACTGTCCGCTGCCTCGCTCGGCGTGGCTGGGAGTCTGATTACCCGCCCGGAAATTCTCACCAAAGCCTTGCTGCGCGGGGGAACCGACGCACAAAAGAACAAGTGGCTGCCGCCCATCGCTGCTGGGGAGCTGATGGTCGCTATTTCTGTGACCGAGCCGGATACTGGGTCGGACGTGGCTTCGGTCAAATGCAAAGCCGAACCGGCGACCGTCGGTGGAGCGCAAGGCTACCTCATCAATGGCGCCAAGGCCTGGTGCACCTTCGCCGGTCGGGCAAATATCATTGCGCTGTTGGCACGCACCAACCAAGATCCCAAATCCGGCGCGCGCGGCCTTTCGTTGTTTATCGTCGAGAAAGATCAGTTCCCCGGTCATGAATTCGAGATGAAGCAGGCCGGGGGTGGAGCGCTGCACGGCAAAGCCATTCCCACTTTGGGGTATCGTGGCATGCACTCCTACGTGCTGAGCTGCGATAATTATTTTGTGCCGGCCGAAAATCTGGTGGGCGAAGCCGGTGGACTACACAAAGGCTTTTACCTCCAGATGGCGGGGTTCGCCGCCGGACGCTTGCAGACCGGCGGACGCGCGACGGGATTGGCGCAAGCCGCGCTGGAAGTGACGGCAACATATGCCAGCGAACGGAAACAGTTCGGTACCGCGCTCGGCGACTTCCAACTCACCCAATACAAACTCGGACGCATGGCGGCGCACATCGCAGCGGCCCGCCAACTGACCTACGCGGCGGCTCCGGCAATGGACAAAGACGAAGCCGCGACCGTGACGGCGGCGATGGCCAAACTGTTGGCCTGCGACGTGGCGGTGTGGGTCACGCAAGAAGGGCAACTCATTCACGGCGGCTGGGGCTACGGCGAGGAGTACGCCATTTCCCGCTACGTCGCCGACGCGCTGGTATTGCCGATCTTCGAGGGCGTGAAGCCGGTCCTTGAGCTGAAGGTGATTGCACGAACCTTACTGGCGTAA